Proteins encoded in a region of the Streptomyces sp. RFCAC02 genome:
- a CDS encoding Ail/Lom family outer membrane beta-barrel protein: protein MYCRCCLCRTCGDSHSGPCGRWTWYVYGGLFSSETGYIAVVVGRDTGVSHLKGINVKYRYELTDSVGVMASLGFAASKKSSTVMTGEDTFHYESLRGRYVSVMAGPVLQISKQVSAYAMAGVAHSRWSGSTMDYRKTEITPGYMKETTTARDESAMRHTSVAWSAGIQINPAASVVVDIAYEGSGSGDWRTDGFIVGVGYKF, encoded by the coding sequence GTGTATTGCCGTTGCTGTCTTTGCCGCACTTGCGGTGACAGTCACTCCGGCCCGTGCGGAAGGTGGACATGGTACGTTTACGGTGGGCTATTTTCAAGTGAAACCGGGTACATTGCCGTCGTTGTCGGGCGGGATACCGGTGTGAGTCATCTGAAAGGGATTAACGTGAAGTACCGTTATGAGCTGACGGACAGTGTGGGGGTGATGGCTTCCCTGGGGTTCGCCGCGTCGAAAAAGAGCAGCACAGTGATGACCGGGGAGGATACGTTTCACTATGAGAGCCTGCGTGGACGTTATGTGAGCGTGATGGCCGGACCGGTTTTACAAATCAGTAAGCAGGTCAGTGCGTACGCCATGGCCGGAGTGGCTCACAGTCGGTGGTCCGGCAGTACAATGGATTACCGTAAGACGGAAATCACTCCCGGGTATATGAAAGAGACGACCACTGCCAGGGACGAAAGTGCAATGCGGCATACCTCAGTGGCGTGGAGTGCAGGTATACAGATTAATCCGGCAGCGTCCGTCGTTGTTGATATTGCTTATGAAGGCTCCGGCAGTGGCGACTG